The following nucleotide sequence is from Emys orbicularis isolate rEmyOrb1 chromosome 21, rEmyOrb1.hap1, whole genome shotgun sequence.
GgcccaggtgcccagctctcacCCTCCTCTCCTGCTCTTCCCTTGCAGCCCCTGGGAGCTTCCTCCAGCACCCAGCTTCTGACCTGGAGTGGCCAAGCCCCCCCGGACAGTGTGCCGGGCCAGGCCCGGCTCATCTTCCTCCAGCAGCCGGTGGCTACAGCCATGCTGAAGCCGCTGCTGCCTGGCCGGAAGCCACAGGCCAAGGACACCTTCCTGCCCATCCTCAACGCCTACCCCAAGATCGCCCCACACCCGGGCCACAGCCGGGAGAACGAGGCTGCGGCTGGGCCCCCGCCCCGAAGTGGCAGTGCTGGCCATGCCAAGAGCAAGCGCTTTTGCCTGGAGGAGGCCTGGGTGTCATCCTCTGAGTTGGATGCCCCCACCAGCGGCGAGCTGCGGGAGGAACAGCGCCCGGGTGGCACCCTGCAggtgccctctgctggcagctcagagcCACTGTCCCAGAACACTGTCACCTCATCCACGGAGCTGGCTCGGCCGGCACCCAGCTCCATCGCAGCCCAGGGGAGCCAAGCACTcctggacctggctgaggggaggATCCTGGCCAAGGCCTCCAAGAAGCTGGGCTCGAGCCTCGGGAAGCAGCGGCGCTTCCACAACACGGTGGAGATCCTGAGGAAGTCGGGGCTGCTGGGGGTCACCCTGCGGACCAAGGAGCTGATCCGGCAGAACAGCAGCACCCAGCGGGAGATCGCAGAGCTGCGGGAGCATGCCCGGCTCCTCTGCGAGGCCATGCAGAGCAACAACTCTCAGACCTGGGCCCGGCTCCAGGCGGCCATGAGCCTGTCTGCCTCCTACTGGGCCCGGAGAGGCACAGGCCCCGACATGCCTGCCAAGGCCGAGGCAGCCACTCCCCCCACGGACTTCAGTGGGGAGTCCTTGCCCGCCTCCCCCATGAACCTGGCACTCACTCCGGACCTGTCAGCACACATGGCCCTGCCTTAGGCCCTAGCACGGCCGCTCGCTCAGCAAATAAACCTGCTTTGAACAAACCACACTTGTGACTGAGTTCCCAGGCCAGGGccagctggctctgggctggagctggagctggagcagagcccagTCCAGCAGGCCGAGCGTGGCCAGCCCCACTCCTCTCTGGTGGGACAGGCAGGGAGATGGAGCTCTGAGCCTGGCTCCATCCTGGGGGGGCCTGCCTGTGGTTTGCACTGCTGCCTTGGGCCACATGAGctgcgctgggggaagaggctgtgTGCCAGGCTGGGCATTGCTGGCTGTTCCTCCGGGGGGGTGCGGTGGAGAGAGGTGATAGCTCGGTGCcatgtgtgcatgtgtctgtctgtccttccCCGTTGTGGTGACTTCAGCATAGCCAGGGCagcggtgctctgtgctgccccacaagcagctgggctccagcctcGGGAGAATTCCTGCCCTGGGCCGCTGTGGATGTGGGTTACGGGGTGGCAGGGGCCCCAAGGAAGGGTtctctcctgctgcctcctcgAGGCCATGTGTGATGGGAAGAGGGGCCGGGGACTCAGGTGCCCCATGCAGGGCTAGAGCCCGTCTCTGcatgcccaaggcccctgccagTGGGCTTCTGGTCAAGGGTAGGGCTGTGGAGCCTGGCCAGGCAGGTGCTGTCCTCCCCCACATGTGACCTGGTCAGAAACAGCTGCAGATTCTAGTGATtgtccacctcccccaccccagcagtgcCTGATgtacctgcacccccctcccccctgcaccccctggtcTGTGTGCaccccttttcccccacccccacaatgcCTGGTCTGCAGACTGACCCTGGGACGGTGCCAGGGCAGCCGAGGGTGGGAACTGCTGCCTGCTGGACTGTGCTCCCACCACCCATGAGCCCCCTGCTCAGTGCTGCTCCttcctccctctgctctccaCCACACCCTGTATGGCTCCAGCCCCCTTGCAAACCCAGTGTGGGCAGGGACAGCTGACATGAGGGAGGTGCACCTTGGGGGCAAGGGGgctggagccacacagagccagcaAGCTGTTCACCCACTGGGTTTGCCATCAGCCCAGGCACCTCGGCCGGGCAGGTGCCTGGTTGGCAGAGACCACTCTGACTCTAGCGGGCCTTCTGCATAGCCGCAGACAGAGGCTCCCCCAGCCTGTCACTGCTGACTttggggagctgggggttgggccagggtgggtgcagggctggagccCCCCACCTGCCAGAGATGCTCAGAGCGGGTCTGGGCTCCATGGAAAGATGGCCCATGTCCCTTAGACAATGCTAGTGTTACTGGGGGCAGGCCCGGGGGACCCTGGAGTGAGGcactgctgccctccccccccttgtGGCGCTGTCCCAGGAGCTGCTTGGCCTCTCCTGGGCCCCTTCGCACCCAGTGCTCCTTGGTGGGGGTTGCTCAGGTCCAGCCTTCGGGGCCGAAGGAGCAGGGAGAAGTTCAGAGGGTTGGGCCAGGCTCGCTGCTGGCCTGCATCGATGCCCACTCTCCGTCCCTTCACACAGGAGAGAGCCTCCGGGAGCCCCATGTGGGACTCGGCCTGAGGGAGGTActtctccccccctgcccctcactcccagggcCAGCCCCTCTGGCCATGGCTTTGGCAAAGCCATGGCCTAGGTGGGGCGAGCACAGACCTTGCAGCTTCCTCCTGGTCAAAGGGAAGGTGTGTGGTGCAGATGGAGCCACAGGGCAGTAATGGCACATGCCCAAGGGCCTAGCTGGTGTCCTGAAAATCCTAGGAAGTCAAGTTGGTGCCACTGTCTCATTCGTGCCATCTAGccaaggctggtgcctggaggaCCCAGCTCTGGGGCACTGCCCCATTCTCCCCACACAGGTCAATGCCTGGCAAGCGCTGcccctgctggggtgtgtgtgtggggggggagccctTTTGGCTTGGCCTGGCACCCTGAGGAGGCCCCAGAAGAGGCCCCTGCTCTGCCGCCTCTCTGGCTGTGGCTTTTTCAGCTGGTGGTGCAGCAGGGATGGTTTTTTTCCTGGCATGGAGGTGTTGGGTGTATTCTGGGCAGCCATAGCAGAACCACGCTACTCCCCGAGGAGGGGCTTGGCCtcatcccctcctcctgcctggcAGGAGGCCAGGACCAATTGAAAGCAGGGACCAACCTTGAGCTGGGCATTGAGCCTGTGGGGTCAGGACCCTTCCCCCGCACGCTCCAGTATATGCAGTCATCCCAGAGCACAGCTGGGCTGGGTCCTCCAGCTGCCAGCATGGCCCAGGGTGCAGTTCTACTGCACTGGCTTCTTCAGCCATGGGCATTGACCTGTGTGGGGAGAATGGGGCAGTGCCCCAGAGCTGGGtcctccaggcaccagcctgggcTAGATGGCACGAATGAGACAGTGGCACCAACTTGACTTCCTAGGATTTTCAGGACACCAGCTAGGACTTGGGCATGTGCCATTACTGCCCTGTGGCTCCATCTGCACCACACACCTTCCCTTTGACCAGGAGGAAGCTGCAAGGTCTGTGCTCGCCCCACGTAGGCCATGGCTTTGCCAAAGCCATTGCCAGAGGGGCTGgccctgggagtgaggggcagggggggagaagTACCTCCCTCAGGCCGAGTCCCACATGGGGCTACTGAACTGGCAGCTAAACCCCCTCCTGCTGGCAGGCCCAGGGGACCCTACAGCTTTCAGCACACAGGCTGGGCTGAACTCTGGCTCCTTAGACATGCTCTCCCCCACCATTGCTGTTTCCTCCGCCCCTGTGGTCAAGGAGAAGGGCTGGGCAGGGAAACCTGCCCAAAGAGCTCTCAGACATGGCGCTCTGCTGCCAGCTCCCAGGAATACAGCCCCTGCAGGCCTGGCCTTGTGACTCTGCCATAGCCAGGGCCCACTCCCCGTAGGTCAGTACAGGGCCCTCACACTAGATTTGGACCCTGTAGGCGTGCAGTGGAGGGCCACCAGCCCTCCCTGAAGGGTGGCTAGATAAGGGACATGCAGGGGCATGTCTGGGGTCACCATGGAGGGTTGCCTTTAGCCCTAGGTGGAGCTAGCCCATCCCCCAATGCTGCAAGGCTCCAGGGTGGTAGGGTGTTTGTCACTGGCAGGCAACATGCATCTCTCCCACCAGGCTCTAGGACAGTGACTCTCaaatttttttactggtgacccctttcacacagcaagcctgtgagtgcgaccccccccccttataaattaaaaacacttttatatatatttaacacctttataaatgctggaggcaaagtgggatttggggtggaggttgacagctcacaaccccccatttaataaccttgtgaccccctgagaggtcctgacccccagtttgagaaccccctgcTCTAGGGGCTGTCTGTGAACTCCAAGGGTCCCTGctatggggggagggtggggatggaTCAGCTTGTAGCAGGGGGCTGAACCTCAGAATCTCAACCATGGGGCTTTAtatgtggggggtggagggggctgagGTTCTGCTGCTCCCAGCATTGTCCttacacacgggggggggggggggggggtgtatgtgaGTGAGTGAAGCCACCTATTGGTGAGGGCCCATAACCACACAAGGCAGTGCTGGGTGGTcaggcctgggggaggaggtAGAGTTAGAGCAGGAGTTTTTTGGACTTTTTGTTTGGACTGATTCAGTCAGTCATTCTGTCTCCCAAGCCCCTTTTCCCATCCCCAGTTGTGGTTACGGGTTATTGTGATATCTTCTGCACTTACACACGTGTTTTACAACTGAGCTCACACTTAGAGTAAATTTCCATTTATCCCaactgtcccacccccacccccaaatccccccagctcccttcctATGCTCCACAATCTCCCCCTCCATGATTTTTGAATAGTCTACCACTGCCAGGCCTGTGGCTAACAAACAAATGAGCAATGCTAGTTCCTCTtagcataaattcaatctagttggtattatTGAAACTTAGTTGGAATCATTTGCCTGACTGGAATGTTAATCCGTGGTGATAacctagtcaggaagactcaggTGGGCAGAGGGGTAGGGGCGCTCTACGTCCCTGTGATGCTCccttggtgttatctggaccagtgatctgctaggtcaccccaatccttgactctgggagccagccttcccctgctcagctgtgagaacccccactcccaggctgttcacgcacagcctctggcctggaagctgctcccagctacatgagtgagcacttttggctagctgctgcttggattgtgcaagcgaatgacactagccaataacTCTGGTcctagacacaaccctaggaacctccattttgcagtgcccagttatgcccgctggatgctgcaagcttataggaattcatcaatttaacaaagaaatcaatatgtaccaggcttgttatcccaaggggagtctctgacatgcttcaaacaaAACACTGCTTCAGGTATGCAAAGCAAGGAGATTCTGACTGAATTTTTAACTCTTGCCTAACAGGTAGAAtacacaaatttattaactacaaaagatagatttcaagtgattataagtcaaagcataagaaGTCAAATTTGGtccaatgaaataaaagcaaaacgcattctaagctgattttaacgCTTTCGGTGCCCTTACAAAC
It contains:
- the LOC135892925 gene encoding CLOCK-interacting pacemaker-like codes for the protein MPAEKPPATERPCQPLMERGMAVGGTAVATVSSKGRTGLLEKPAMGGEGSRKSPGPHPPASESEKDSGFSDTSSESLSTLDQAEAEEPSICASHWATNGPRLRTAPDLDSTFTRFTPVYIVKNVILKQPLGASSSTQLLTWSGQAPPDSVPGQARLIFLQQPVATAMLKPLLPGRKPQAKDTFLPILNAYPKIAPHPGHSRENEAAAGPPPRSGSAGHAKSKRFCLEEAWVSSSELDAPTSGELREEQRPGGTLQVPSAGSSEPLSQNTVTSSTELARPAPSSIAAQGSQALLDLAEGRILAKASKKLGSSLGKQRRFHNTVEILRKSGLLGVTLRTKELIRQNSSTQREIAELREHARLLCEAMQSNNSQTWARLQAAMSLSASYWARRGTGPDMPAKAEAATPPTDFSGESLPASPMNLALTPDLSAHMALP